In Fusarium oxysporum Fo47 chromosome IX, complete sequence, the following proteins share a genomic window:
- a CDS encoding general substrate transporter: protein MAGERTTNEQQIDAVPKKGVWRQLRENPYIFGLSMFASLGGFLFGYDQGVVSGVLTMESFAADFPRIYLDSSFKGWFVSTLLLCAWFGSLINGPIADYIGRKGSILLAVVVFTIGSAFQAGADSIPMLFAGRAVAGLAVGMLTMIVPMYMSEVSSPGIRGTLVVLQQLSITLGILVSYWLEYGTQYIGGHRCAPDIPYSGGTSDKRTFDPRYDVGPNGCTGQSEAAWRVPFALQIFPALVLGIGMIFFPESPRFYLMRHKEDQALAALAQLRQVHVDSESIRAEYLAIKTEVLFDESVSAEKFPGKKGLSLFAAQHVALISTWPAFKRLAIGCCIMFFQQFMGCNAIIYYAPTMFAQLGLSGNTSGLLATGVYGIVNTLSTLPALFLIDKLGRRPLLMCGAAGTFISLVIVGGIIGGYGSALTDNKSAGWVGIVFIYIYDVNFSFSFAPIGWVLPSEIFNLGNRSKAMAITTSATWMCNFIIGLVTPDMLATIGWGTYIFFAAFCLLAFLFTYFFVPETRGKSLEDMDLVFGDTASHEEKARLMEIASSMGLTEAVPGHKVGLAKEDYTSAEHFA, encoded by the exons ATGGCTGGTGAACGAACCACCAATGAGCAGCAGATCGACGCAGTACCCAAGAAGGGTGTCTGGCGACAGCTGCGCGAGAACCCTTATATTTTTGGACTCTCTATG TTTGCCAGTCTTGGTGGCTTCCTTTTTGGTTACGATCAAGGTGTTGTGTCGGGCGTATTGACCATGGAGTCGTTCGCCGCTGACTTTCCACGAATCTACCTTGACAGCAGTTTCAAGGGTTGGTTCGTCTCAACTCTGCTTCTGTGCGCCTGGTTTGGATCTCTTATCAACGGCCCCATTGCCGACTACATTGGTAGAAAGGGCTCTATTCTCCTGGCTGTTGTCGTCTTTACCATCGGCTCTGCTTTCCAGGCTGGCGCCGACTCGATCCCTATGCTTTTCGCTG GACGTGCTGTGGCTGGTCTTGCAGTTGgcatgttgacgatgattgTGCCCATGTATATGTCCGAGGTGTCAAGCCCCGGCATCCGGGGTACTCTTGTTGTTCTGCAGCAACTTAGCATCACACTCGGCATCCTCGTGAGCTACTGGCTAGAGTACGGAACCCAGTATATCGGTGGCCATCGATGCGCACCTGATATCCCGTACTCAGGTGGTACTTCCGACAAGCGCACTTTCGATCCTCGATACGATGTCGGCCCCAACGGATGCACAGGACAGTCCGAGGCTGCTTGGCGAGTTCCCTTTGCCCTCCAGATTTTCCCTGCGCTTGTTCTGGGCATTGGAATGATCTTTTTTCCCGAGTCCCCGCGCTTTTACCTCATGCGCCACAAGGAAGACCAGGCCCTTGCTGCCCTGGCTCAACTCCGTCAGGTTCATGTTGACTCAGAATCCATCAGAGCTGAGTATCTAGCCATCAAGACCGAGGTGCTGTTTGACGAGTCCGTGTCAGCGGAGAAGTTTCCCGGGAAGAAGGGCCTTTCCCTCTTTGCTGCTCAGCATGTTGCTCTCATATCTACATGGCCCGCCTTCAAGCGCCTCGCCATTGGCTGCTGCATCATGTTCTTCCAGCAGTTCATGGGCTGCAATGCCATCATCTACTACGCTCCAACCATGTTTGCGCAGCTGGGACTCTCTGGAAATACCTCTGGTCTTTTGGCGACCGGTGTATACGGCATCGTCAACACGCTTTCAACGCTACCCGCCCTGTTCTTAATTGATAAGCTGGGTCGTCGTCCGTTGCTCATGTGTGGTGCAGCTGGAACCTTCATCTCTCTCGTTATTGTCGGTGGCATCATCGGAGGATATGGCTCAGCTCTTACCGACAATAAATCAGCGGGCTGGGTCGGTATCGTCTTTATCTACATCTACGACGTCAACTTCTCGTTTTCCTTCGCGCCTATCGGTTGGGTTCTGCCCTCTGAAATCTTCAACCTTGGCAACCGATCCAAGGCCATGGCTATCACCACTAGTGCTACTTGGATGTGCAACTTCATTATCGGCCTTGTGACGCCTGACATGCTGGCCACCATTGGCTGGGGTACCTACATTTTCTTTGCCGCATTTTGCCTTCTTGCCTTCCTCTTTACCTACTTCTTCGTGCCTGAGACTCGTGGAAAGAGTCTGGAGGATATGGATCTTGTGTTTGGCGATACTGCATCTCATGAGGAGAAGGCAAGGTTGATGGAGATTGCATCTTCTATGGGCCTCACAGAAGCCGTTCCTGGGCACAAGGTTGGTCTCGCTAAGGAAGACTATACTTCTGCAGAGCATTTTGCTTAA
- a CDS encoding pyridoxal phosphate-dependent transferase: MSSNNQDSNHEFRSLYPALDEDELARKSNAYLGNIGVSYRKELIVRSEGRSIWTASGHKFLDWTSGQMSCLLGHGHPEIVKVVAEHAAKLDHLFTGMLSPPVIALAERLCNMLPPGLDRAFFLSTGGESNEAAIKLAKVFTGKFEIVGLGASWHGMTAQALGVQYRYGRKGHGPNMPGMFALPAPNSYRSIFRNNDGSHDWEKEMIRGWSMIDMQSCGSLAACIVECIQSSAGIHALPPGYLKALKRECDKRGMLLIVDEAQTGIGRSGDLMAIMHEGVVPDIVTLSKTLGNGLPLSAVVTSTEINDLCTKRGYCMYTTHANDPLPCAVGDKVFEIVMRDNLVENVRALGNILHAGLRNLQSKYKCIGDVRGRGLMAGVEIVSNRETKAADVELGQQIAENAFRRGLWANLSSDSYFSGTLRMAPSITSTEEEILEGLRILDEAFATTPGTQGLSA; encoded by the coding sequence TTTCGTTCTCTCTATCCGGCGCTGGACGAAGATGAGCTCGCCAGAAAGTCAAACGCGTACCTCGGCAACATAGGTGTTTCATATCGTAAGGAGCTCATAGTCCGTAGTGAAGGGCGCTCCATATGGACTGCATCCGGTCACAAATTCCTCGACTGGACTTCGGGTCAAATGTCTTGTCTTCTAGGACATGGCCATCCAGAGATCGTCAAGGTGGTCGCTGAGCACGCTGCTAAACTTGACCATCTTTTCACGGGAATGCTTTCACCTCCTGTTATAGCCCTTGCTGAGCGTCTCTGCAACATGCTGCCACCAGGCCTTGACAGAGCATTCTTCCTCTCGACAGGAGGTGAAAGCAACGAGGCAGCTATAAAACTTGCAAAGGTCTTTACTGGTAAATTTGAGATTGTCGGCCTGGGAGCAAGCTGGCATGGAATGACTGCACAGGCGTTGGGTGTGCAGTACCGATATGGCCGCAAAGGACATGGACCCAATATGCCTGGCATGTTTGCACTTCCAGCACCCAATTCTTACCGATCCATCTTTCGTAACAATGATGGGTCTCATGACTGGGAAAAAGAGATGATTCGCGGTTGGTCTATGATTGATATGCAGTCATGTGGCTCTCTTGCAGCATGCATCGTCGAGTGTATTCAGTCATCTGCTGGTATTCATGCTTTGCCACCGGGATATCTCAAGGCTCTGAAGAGAGAATGTGACAAGAGAGGAATGCTTCTTATTGTGGATGAGGCACAAACCGGTATTGGGCGCAGTGGAGATCTCATGGCCATTATGCACGAGGGCGTTGTCCCAGATATCGTGACCCTGAGCAAGACCCTCGGAAATGGTCTGCCACTCAGTGCGGTTGTGACTAGCACTGAGATCAATGATCTGTGTACCAAGAGAGGCTATTGTATGTATACTACACATGCAAACGATCCTCTTCCTTGTGCTGTTGGTGACAAGGTGTTTGAGATCGTCATGAGAGATAATCTTGTCGAGAATGTCAGGGCACTGGGAAACATTCTCCATGCCGGATTACGCAACTTGCAGTCCAAGTACAAGTGTATTGGAGATGTTCGCGGCCGAGGCTTAAtggctggtgttgagattGTTTCCAACAGGGAAACGAAGGCAGCTGACGTCGAGCTTGGTCAACAGATAGCAGAAAATGCCTTCAGACGCGGTTTATGGGCGAATCTTTCGAGCGATTCCTATTTCAGTGGAACACTTCGCATGGCGCCATCAATCACTAgcactgaggaggagataCTGGAGGGACTTCGAATCTTAGATGAGGCTTTTGCAACTACGCCAGGTACGCAGGGGCTTTCAGCATGA
- a CDS encoding Isochorismatase-like protein, with product MSTTTLDASSPSAYGYSETALLLLDWYTLFIEKVAGPSAEPALKVAVELRNWAKTHNITVVHCLIDANGTPFPACKGVDRFQGLLEIMKNLEQPEPAELRADDKDELTFHRVPGHISALKSPGLLDYLKEKGIKSLVLSGLSTSGCVLRTAVTATDAEFATTVISDACADGDGELHRVILDKIIPSRGHVKSAADFQKEFEGAQNV from the coding sequence ATGTCTACCACTACACTCGACGCCTCGTCACCGAGCGCCTATGGGTACTCTGAAACAgctctccttctccttgattGGTACACCCTATTCATCGAGAAGGTTGCTGGTCCATCTGCTGAGCCAGCCTTGAAGGTCGCAGTTGAACTCCGAAACTGGGCCAAGACTCACAACATCACCGTTGTTCACTGCCTTATCGACGCAAACGGCACTCCCTTCCCGGCCTGCAAAGGCGTAGATCGCTTCCAAGGGCTCTTGGAGATTATGAAGAACCTGGAACAACCCGAACCAGCTGAACTTCGGGCTGATGACAAGGACGAGCTCACCTTTCACCGGGTCCCGGGACATATCTCGGCGCTCAAGTCCCCAGGCTTACTTGATTatctgaaggagaagggcatCAAGTCTCTTGTTCTGTCCGGTTTGAGCACTTCTGGCTGTGTTCTGAGAACGGCAGTCACAGCAACGGATGCCGAATTTGCGACAACAGTCATCAGCGACGCTTGTGCTGATGGGGATGGGGAGCTTCACCGGGTTATCTTGGATAAGATCATTCCTTCTCGGGGCCACGTGAAGAGTGCTGCAGATTTTCAGAAGGAATTTGAAGGGGCTCAGAATGTTTGA
- a CDS encoding fungal-specific transcription factor domain-containing protein, with translation MGSQRINPNGCHNCRRKRFRCDGSVPSCRKCISLGKECLGYGTLWRWTDSVASRGKLAGKKLPCNNDNPDHPSSSQTDADASRLTINTANQRIISNHGLDLDLDDSIQLYGNLTDPLFSDMSSSDRYYLSYFADGLCPQLVAIDLPGHNPFPRLLPMGFCSPVLQYTMITAAALHMSNVLRPDTEKRPVTLNHVNNNWEPSRQAMLDALAAKQKALFLLRMAFQDLDTHGRDMVLTAAMLLVTADMIDSGKHGSKAHLDGIGWLLSYAQPATSVGEMLKDFVISDCYIFYIFALTFMDQIPQSSLALNTTIASSAIHYAARNSFICCPAEVLQILWSTAMILQKQTANHDDIEGAAAKGYELFMQAMAFNVETWSRDIQQVPLGRQVTDIPSRIHTGYTHRMACCLYIMYAIPSVRSFLPENTEQDLEHGLIFHLHHITDEDPNFKTSFWPTFIAGAQTSDHGQQAWIMDRMRRQSRLFPWGFLYTAMETLELIWRERAKAPNGLNWLEILRSPEVSFLIV, from the exons ATGGGTTCACAACGCATAAACCCAAATGGATGTCACAACTGCCGGCGAAAAAGATTCCGCTGTGACGGATCAGTTCCCTCTTGTCGCAAGTGCATATCATTGGGCAAGGAATGTCTTGGATATGGCACACTTTGGAGATGGACGGATTCCGTAGCAAGCCGTGGCAAATTGGCCGGCAAAAAGCTGCCTTGCAACAACGACAACCCAGaccatccatcatcaagccaGACAGACGCAGATGCAAGCAGGCTGACTATAAACACTGCCAATCAACGCATAATCAGCAATCATGGTCTAGAtctggatcttgatgatagTATACAACTTTACGGCAACTTGACTGACCCTTTGTTCAGCGACATGAGCTCAAGCGATCGTTATTATTTATCGTATT TTGCGGATGGTCTTTGTCCTCAGCTTGTGGCAATAGACCTACCGGGCCACAATCCGTTCCCAAGGTTATTACCCATGGGATTCTGCAGCCCCGTCCTGCAATACACGATGATCACTGCCGCAGCTCTACATATGTCCAATGTTCTAAGACCAGACACCGAAAAGAGGCCGGTGACACTAAACCACGTCAATAACAACTGGGAACCATCTCGACAGGCTATGCTTGATGCATTGGCGGCTAAACAAAAGGCGCTTTTCCTTCTACGCATGGCTTTCCAGGACCTGGACACCCATGGACGCGACATGGTATTGACAGCTGCTATGCTTCTTGTAACCGCCGATATGATCGATTCAGGGAAACATGGCTCCAAGGCGCATCTCGATGGAATCGGCTGGCTGCTAAGTTATGCCCAGCCGGCTACGAGCGTGGGTGAGATGCTCAAGGACTTTGTTATCTCGGATTGCTACAT CTTTTATATATTTGCATTGACCTTCATGGACCAGATTCCGCAGTCCTCTCTGGCGCTTAACACAACAATCGCATCATCTGCAATCCATTATGCCGCCCGGAACAGCTTTATCTGCTGTCCTGCTGAAGTTTTGCAGATTCTGTGGTCTACTGCAATGATCTTGCAAAAGCAGACAGCCAATCATGATGATATAGAGGGCGCGGCCGCGAAAGGGTATGAACTATTCATGCAAGCCATGGCGTTCAACGTCGAAACGTGGTCTCGGGATATCCAGCAAGTCCCTCTTGGTCGTCAGGTCACAGATATCCCAAGCCGGATACACACAGGATATACACATCGGATGGCATGCTGTCTGTACATCATGTACGCCATCCCTTCTGTGAGGAGCTTTCTGCCAGAAAATACCGAGCAGGATCTCGAGCACGGGCTCatcttccatctccatcataTCACTGATGAGGATCCCAACTTCAAGACGTCATTTTGGCCAACCTTTATTGCTGGAGCTCAAACGAGTGATCACGGTCAGCAAGCGTGGATAATGGATAGGATGAGAAGACAGTCACGTCTGTTTCCGTGGGGTTTCCTGTATACCGCAATGGAAACACTTGAGCTTATCTGGAGAGAACGGGCCAAAGCTCCCAACGGGCTGAACTGGCTGGAGATTCTGAGAAGTCCTGAAGTAAGCTTTCTGATTGTGTAG
- a CDS encoding fungal-specific transcription factor domain-containing protein, whose translation MTSSGPPLAVDTAPANGCRSGLTPSDVRIDEAQSLNPSPDSNTQTNLQLLEKFLQPHCSILVEIQVSPALLCCSYASALTFWKTNPVLSKERQPDQRFIWNLAKEALFSELRLCPSIHTIAAILFNVGGRPSTLPFNNTGQLGFAVSIAFSMGLNRDPSAWDIPEEEKNLRKMVWWALLIHDTWTSFSCGTPPRIQAYQNTLSLPDLKSLSMIEPPKQCKAEIYTALFSLTEILSYYLDVTQRSHKSSSDTVLLENRVDAWSESTTGRIRRIILRGLEMDTPGASNLRLAFLSVQFLHCRISLEVSRAVVDEISCGQFRHEYFAGRRAAEDIIVYLQELSSQQLQCFWMPELSSTFCFVTSFLFRGAIEWELAWSEPSENSALSLLRTLINTLRTHKQDNDWDIGDNCLEQFSELLDSGNVLDMSIGFGDIDFDELAILLAEDGPQETTMFPFASDS comes from the exons ATGACTTCATCTGGACCCCCGCTTGCCGTAGATACAGCACCTGCGAACGGCTGCAGAAGTGGTTTGACTCCATCAGATGTGAGAATCGACGAGGCTCAATCTCTTAATCCGTCCCCAGACAGCAACA CTCAAACAAATCTTCAACTACTAGAGAAGTTTCTACAGCCTCACTGCTCGATCCTGGTGGAAAT CCAGGTTTCTCCTGCTCTATTATGTTGCTCATATGCATCAGCCCTGACTTTCTGGAAAACCAACCCTGTTCTCTCAAAAGAGCGCCAACCCGACCAGAGGTTCATCTGGAATTTGGCAAAGGAAGCATTGTTCTCTGAACTTCGACTCTGTCCTAGTATCCACACCATTGCCGCCATACTATTCAATGTTGGCGGAAGGCCATCAACGCTACCCTTTAATAATACTGGCCagcttggctttgctgtTAGTATTGCGTTCTCTATGGGCCTGAATAGAGATCCTTCTGCATGGGACATTCcggaagaggaaaagaacTTGCGCAAGATGGTATGGTGGGCTCTTTTGATACATGATACATG GACAAGTTTCTCTTGTGGAACTCCGCCGCGTATACAAGCTTATCAGAATACCTTGTCACTTCCAGATCTCAAGTCTCTTTCCATGATTGAACCACCTAAACAGTGTAAAGCAGAGATCTACACGGCATTATTCAGCCTCACTGAAATTCTCTCCTACTATCTTGATGTCACACAACGATCTCATAAGTCGAGTTCCGACACCGTCTTGCTAGAGAACAGGGTGGACGCCTGGTCGGAGTCAACCACTGGGCGAATACGACGCATCATTCTCCGAGGACTCGAAATGGACACACCAGGAGCTTCTAACTTGCGCCTAGCTTTTCTCTCTGTTCAGTTTCTCCATTGCAGAATCTCACTTGAAGTATCGAGGGCTGTCGTCGACGAGATATCATGTGGTCAATTTCGACATGAATATTTCGCTGGTCGCCGCGCAGCCGAGGATATTATTGTGTATTTGCAGGAGCTCAGTTCTCAACAGCTCCAATGCTTCTGGATGCCAGAATTGTCATCAACTTTTTGCTTTGTCACATCTTTCCTATTTCGAGGTGCGATAGAGTGGGAACTTGCGTGGTCTGAGCCATCCGAAAATAGCGCTCTCAGTTTGCTGCGAACGTTGATCAACACGCTTCGGACCCATAAGCAAGATAATGATTGGGATATTGGGGATAACTGTCTAGAACAGTTTTCTGAGCTTTTAGATTCTGGAAATGTGTTGGATATGAGCATCGGCTTTGGAGatattgactttgacgaACTTGCGATACTTCTTGCAGAGGATGGGCCTCAAGAAACTACTATGTTTCCTTTTGCCTCAGACTCATAG
- a CDS encoding P-loop containing nucleoside triphosphate hydrolase protein: MDGDLVKTTNKLNDRVERLLTRQKLSGPTRRILIALAGVPGSGKTTISDALIRELKKNGILDVAVLPMDGFHYTRTTLSSFHDPDQAFRRRGAPFTFNAAALLDLVVLLKKTPVTTDDEPQTIIKAPGFDHARKDPIPDAIEISSRAKVVIIEGNYVLLDQEPWSRISTLVDDKCAS, translated from the exons ATGGATGGCGATTTGGTCAAGACAACAAACAAGCTCAATGATCGCGTCGAGCGTCTTCTGACCCGGCAGAAGCTCTCAGGTCCAACACGACGAATCTTGATTGCGTTGGCTGGCGTACCAGGATCGGGCAAAACCACCATCTCTGATGCCTTGATCAGGGAGCTGAAGAAAAATGGCATTCTCGATGTCGCAGTACTTCCAATG GATGGATTCCATTATACTCGTACGACTCTCTCTTCCTTCCACGACCCTGACCAAGCCTTTCGAAGGCGAGGCGCGCCTTTCACATTCAATGCCGCCGCCTTATTAGATCTCGTAGTGTTACTCAAGAAGACACCTGTGACAACAGATGACGAGCCGCAAACCATCATTAAAGCGCCGGGGTTTGACCATGCGAGAAAAGACCCAATCCCCGATGCCATTGAGATTTCTTCACGGGCCAAAGTTGTTATCATCGAAGGCAACTACGTACTCTTGGATCAAGAGCCTTGGAGCCGCATTTCCACATTGGTAGATGATAA ATGTGCCAGTTGA
- a CDS encoding fungal-specific transcription factor domain-containing protein produces MHEFYLTRVERRLANVERLFGQLLPDVDINEALASQGVEAPADASQPNASLSPPTNPTSPHSPVQVGGAISDAVPAESDGFDWQEDVDELTDGMASLSVEPRGAGYLGPTAGVFFLRSLLLWTGHSRPFIGDSSEVPRPHSGLESSSQLSNSVTSRHVIEQLVNGYFEVYHRSYPFVHEPTFRAQLHEVIQRPKRRSWQMLLYTIMALGAWCLNNDNAELDDELYHLALSFGDAECLFASADLTFVQALILFSNLSQKRNKPNTGSNFLGLATRMALSLGLHRELPDWNISLLQREMRRRVWWGLYMFDSGASTTFGRPILLPGEEAMDVRPVLNIDDEDLTSVTELAPEEVNRPTLYSGMKYQSELHVKSNYISNRLLSSSCVAPEDALFMDATLDKWSSTLPEYLRLEHDVRSAEPTFYFNRSRLWWRFWNLKIIIFRQLFLKRAIGTSNSNITAPVSEADERCMNIAVRAASATIASIDHYTQERQKTRLVTWYSIYFTFHASLVIILAILSNSESPDMPKWQEDVNTVRRIFRDVFVDNELATRCANIIDVMLPDPLLNPGDWASVQLDPMLMDFSTWPAASADEFASVLGWPDWPNFPQ; encoded by the exons ATGCATGAGTT CTATCTGACCAGAGTTGAGAGACGCCTCGCAAACGTGGAGCGCCTATTTGGTCAGCTCCTCCCTGATGTTGACATCAATGAAGCCCTGGCATCGCAGGGAGTTGAAGCTCCTGCAGACGCATCCCAGCCGAATGCATCCCTGTCGCCACCAACAAATCCTACATCGCCCCACAGTCCAGTTCAGGTCGGCGGTGCCATTTCAGATGCCGTGCCTGCAGAAAGCGATGGCTTCGATTGGCAGGAAGACGTTGATGAGCTGACGGATGGGATGGCGTCATTGTCCGTTGAGCCGAGAGGGGCAGGGTACTTGG GACCCACTGCTGGTGTATTTTTTCTCAGATCACTTCTTCTCTGGACGGGTCATTCGAGGCCCTTCATCGGCGATAGCTCCGAGGTTCCACGACCCCATTCTGGGTTGGAGTCTTCTTCCCAGCTATCTAACTCGGTCACGTCGAGACATGTCATCGAACAGTTGGTAAATGGCTATTTTGAGGTCTACCACCGCAGCTATCCGTTCGTGCATGAGCCCACCTTCCGAGCCCAGCTTCATGAGGTTATACAGCGACCAAAACGACGATCGTGGCAGATGCTGCTCTATACCATTATGGCACTGGGAGCGTGGTGTCTCAACAACGATAACGCTGAACTCGATGATGAGCTGTACCATCTAGCACTCTCGTTTGGGGACGCCGAGTGCTTGTTCGCAAGCGCGGATCTGACCTTTGTTCAAGCTCTCATTTTGTTCAGCAATCTAAGCCAGAAGCGCAATAAGCCCAACACGGGATCCAACTTCCTCGGGCTTGCGACACGAATGGCTCTGAGTTTGGGTCTCCACAGAGAGCTGCCCGACTGGAACATCAGTCTCTTGCAACGAGAGATGCGCCGCCGTGTCTGGTGGGGGCTGTACATGTTTGACAGTGGTGCCTCGACTACCTTTGGGAGGCCGATCCTTCTTCCGGGTGAGGAAGCCATGGACGTGCGACCGGTTCTGAATATTGATGATGAG GACCTCACGAGTGTAACAGAACTTGCGCCAGAAGAGGTAAACAGGCCGACACTATACTCAGGCATGAAGTACCAGAGCGAGCTACATGTCAAGTCCAACTACATCTCCAATCGTCTGCTCTCATCGTCATGTGTGGCACCGGAAGACGCGTTATTCATGGATGCAACATTGGACAAATGGTCCAGCACATTGCCGGAGTACTTGAGGCTGGAACACGATGTCCGCTCAGCTGAGCCTACATTCTATTTCAACAGGTCACGTCTCTGGTGGCGCTTCTGgaatctcaagatcatcatcttccGCCAGTTATTTCTCAAGCGGGCAATTGGGACAAGTAATTCTAACATAACAGCACCAGTCAGTGAGGCTGATGAAAGGTGCATGAACATTGCGGTGCGCGCTGCGAGTGCGACGATAGCATCGATCGATCATTATACCCAGGAGAGACAGAAAACCAGGCTTGTGACTTGGTATTCAAT CTATTTTACATTCCACGCTTCCCTGGTCATCATCCTTGCTATCCTCAGTAATTCGGAATCACCAGACATGCCCAAGTGGCAGGAGGATGTCAACACGGTCCGTCGCATCTTCCGAGATGTATTTGTGGACAATGAGCTCGCGACTCGCTGCGCCAACATTATCGACGTCATGCTGCCAGACCCTCTCTTGAACCCGGGGGATTGGGCAAGTGTCCAGCTGGATCCTATGCTAATGGACTTTTCGACGTGGCCAGCAGCATCTGCTGACGAGTTTGCCAGCGTTCTTGGCTGGCCAGACTGGCCCAACTTTCCGCAGTGA